The Mobula hypostoma chromosome 22, sMobHyp1.1, whole genome shotgun sequence genome includes a region encoding these proteins:
- the sox9a gene encoding transcription factor SOX-9a has product MNLLNPFLKMTEEHEKALSDAPSPTMSEESTGSPCGSGTGSDAEDTKPSHGDQDDLCSQSLDSKKEEDDKFPACIREAVTQVLKGYDWTLVPMPVRVNGSSKNKPHVKRPMNAFMVWAQAARRKLADQYPHLHNAELSKTLGKLWRLLNEGEKRPFVEEAERLRVQHKKDHPDYKYQPRRRKSVKNGQGESEEGTEQTHITPNALFKALQADSPHSASSMSDVHSPGEHSGQSQGPPTPPTTPKTEIQPGKPDLKREGRPLQEGGRQPHIDFSNVDIGELSSEVMSNMETFDVNEFDQYLPPNGHPGVPGTHTSHGPSAQASYTGSYGISSTSAGQTAHPWLSKQHSMTGMASEQGQQQRTHIKTEQLSPSHYNEQQHSPQQISYGSFNMQHYSSSYPSIPRTQYDYPDHQNTNSYYSHAAGQTTGLFSTFTYMNPSQRPMYTPIADTTGVPSIPQTHSPQHWEQPVYTQLTRP; this is encoded by the exons ATGAATCTCCTCAATCCCTTCCTGAAAATGACAGAGGAACACGAGAAAGCTCTCTCAGACGCGCCCAGCCCGACTATGTCTGAGGAGTCGACCGGTTCCCCATGCGGATCTGGCACAGGATCGGACGCCGAGGATACCAAACCCAGCCACGGCGACCAGGACGATCTGTGCAGTCAGAGTCTGGACTCCAAGAAAGAGGAAGACGACAAGTTCCCGGCGTGTATCCGGGAAGCCGTGACCCAGGTGCTGAAGGGATACGACTGGACGCTAGTGCCCATGCCAGTCCGTGTCAATGGCTCATCCAAGAACAAACCTCATGTCAAACGACCCATGAATGCCTTCATGGTTTGGGCTCAGGCAGCGCGTAGGAAGTTGGCAGACCAGTACCCTCATCTGCACAATGCAGAACTGAGCAAAACTCTCGGCAAACTCTGGAG ATTGCTTAATGAAGGCGAAAAGCGCCCTTTCGTGGAGGAGGCCGAGCGGCTACGAGTTCAGCATAAGAAGGATCACCCCGACTACAAATACCAGCCAAGGCGGAGGAAATCGGTGAAGAACGGCCAGGGTGAGAGCGAAGAGGGAACCGAGCAGACTCACATCACCCCCAATGCTCTGTTCAAAGCTCTGCAGGCGGACTCGCCGCACTCCGCCTCCAGCATGAGCGACGTGCATTCCCCCGGGGAACACTCAG GACAATCCCAGGGGCCGCCGACACCGCCCACCACGCCCAAAACTGAGATTCAGCCCGGCAAACCGGACCTGAAGCGTGAGGGTCGCCCCCTGCAGGAAGGAGGCAGGCAGCCTCACATTGACTTCAGCAACGTGGACATCGGAGAGCTGAGCAGCGAAGTCATGTCCAACATGGAGACGTTCGACGTCAACGAGTTTGACCAGTACCTCCCACCCAATGGGCACCCAGGCGTTCCAGGCACACACACCAGCCATGGGCCAAGTGCCCAGGCCAGCTACACCGGCAGCTATGGCATCAGCAGTACCTCGGCCGGGCAGACGGCTCACCCCTGGCTGTCGAAGCAGCACTCCATGACTGGCATGGCCAGCGAGCAGGGACAGCAGCAGAGGACGCACATCAAGACGGAGCAGCTCAGCCCCAGCCACTACAACGAGCAGCAGCATTCTCCGCAGCAGATCAGCTACGGCTCCTTCAACATGCAGCACTACAGCTCTTCCTACCCGTCCATTCCTCGCACCCAGTATGACTACCCAGACCACCAGAATACCAACTCCTACTACAGCCACGCCGCGGGACAGACCACGGGCCTCTTCTCCACCTTCACCTACATGAACCCCTCCCAGCGCCCCATGTACACACCCATTGCAGACACCACAGGAGTCCCGTCCATCCCCCAAACCCACAGTCCACAGCACTGGGAGCAGCCAGTCTACACACAGCTGACCAGACCTTAA